From the Roseateles sp. XES5 genome, one window contains:
- the rfaE1 gene encoding D-glycero-beta-D-manno-heptose-7-phosphate kinase → MDVLTIDSWKDKTVFVLGDVMLDRFIYGNVERISPEAPIPVLHYRKEAQMPGGAANVARNIVALGGRAILAGIVGTDEAGRVLDNELNEKQGIEAYLIKTQRIPTIVKTRFVSGGQQIMRLDVEMRLQMDVELENEIYAAFKAVSERIDAVILSDYAKGLLSAALVKRVIEFARECGLPVVVDPKTANIDHFCGATVITPNALEAAMITGIRCISNKAAHHAARDIATRISVSGVIVTRGADGMTLYAPEMGVAEALHIPANASEVFDVSGAGDTVVATIALALVANCGIAEAAKIANVAAGISIGKHGTSVVYPHELRGSVSASSHASDGKIVGHVDAAEIIGDWKRAGLRVGFTNGCYDLLHPGHISLLRKARAACDRLVVALNTDASVRRLKGETRPVQNEMARATVMASVNSVDLVTLFDEDTPLSLIQKLRPDVLVKGADYTVATVVGSDYVINNGGEVVLIPLEEGHSTTSIIARSKTGASER, encoded by the coding sequence ATGGACGTGTTGACCATCGATAGTTGGAAAGACAAAACGGTCTTCGTTCTCGGAGACGTAATGTTGGACCGGTTCATCTACGGAAACGTCGAACGCATCTCTCCTGAAGCACCCATCCCGGTACTGCATTACCGGAAAGAAGCCCAGATGCCGGGAGGCGCAGCCAACGTAGCTCGAAACATCGTGGCGCTAGGGGGGCGGGCCATCTTGGCAGGCATCGTTGGCACCGACGAAGCTGGTCGCGTCCTCGACAACGAATTGAACGAAAAGCAGGGTATAGAAGCCTATCTAATCAAAACCCAGCGCATCCCTACAATTGTTAAGACAAGGTTCGTTTCGGGCGGGCAGCAGATTATGCGCCTCGACGTGGAAATGCGTCTTCAGATGGATGTGGAGCTAGAAAACGAGATTTACGCGGCGTTCAAGGCTGTTTCGGAGAGGATAGACGCAGTAATTCTTTCAGACTATGCGAAAGGGTTACTTTCGGCGGCACTTGTAAAGCGAGTGATCGAATTTGCCCGTGAATGCGGTTTGCCCGTTGTTGTCGATCCCAAGACCGCCAATATCGATCATTTTTGCGGAGCCACAGTGATCACACCGAACGCGCTCGAAGCGGCGATGATCACCGGGATTAGGTGTATTTCGAACAAAGCCGCCCACCATGCGGCGCGCGACATTGCTACGCGTATTTCGGTCAGCGGCGTCATTGTGACTCGCGGCGCAGATGGGATGACGCTGTACGCGCCGGAAATGGGCGTAGCTGAAGCGCTTCATATTCCGGCAAATGCGTCGGAAGTATTCGACGTTTCGGGTGCCGGAGATACAGTGGTAGCAACTATTGCCCTGGCGCTTGTAGCTAATTGCGGCATAGCCGAAGCCGCAAAAATTGCAAATGTCGCGGCGGGCATTTCTATAGGCAAGCATGGAACCTCGGTAGTCTATCCGCATGAACTTCGTGGATCCGTCAGTGCTAGCAGCCACGCGAGTGACGGCAAAATCGTCGGCCATGTCGATGCGGCTGAAATCATAGGTGACTGGAAGCGGGCAGGACTCCGCGTCGGCTTTACCAATGGCTGCTACGACCTACTTCACCCGGGCCATATCAGCCTGCTCAGGAAGGCTAGAGCGGCCTGCGACAGGCTTGTTGTAGCGCTTAACACTGATGCTTCCGTGCGCAGGTTGAAGGGCGAGACGCGCCCTGTCCAGAACGAGATGGCCCGGGCGACAGTGATGGCCTCAGTCAACTCCGTCGATCTAGTGACGCTGTTCGACGAGGATACACCGTTGTCACTGATCCAGAAACTGAGACCCGATGTCCTCGTCAAGGGGGCCGACTACACGGTCGCGACAGTTGTCGGTTCCGACTACGTTATCAATAATGGCGGCGAAGTCGTGCTAATCCCATTGGAAGAAGGGCACAGCACAACTTCGATCATTGCCCGCTCGAAGACCGGCGCATCAGAGCGATAG
- the rfaD gene encoding ADP-glyceromanno-heptose 6-epimerase, translating to MYVVTGGAGFIGSNIAAALDNREEDVVIVDWLGNSDHKWRNVAKRRLRAIIPPEDCFGFLQTHAKAISGIYHMGAISATTETDVDLIVRSNITLSSSLWDFAVENQIGFVYASSAATYGDGTNGFHDRFDNEYLAGLRPMNAYGWSKHLFDRMVLKKIERGEATPPVWAGLKFFNVYGPNEYHKGAQRSVAAQLYNQIRSEGHVRLFRSDNPDYPDGGQLRDFVWVGDCVDVALWLMASSKHNSGLYNVGSGKARSFRDKAEIVFRELGIAPDIRYVDLPENLKGKYQYYTCASMKRLHDAGYSKPITSLENGLRSYVLDYLDNTDPFV from the coding sequence ATGTATGTCGTGACCGGTGGGGCAGGGTTTATCGGGTCGAATATTGCCGCCGCCCTCGATAACCGCGAAGAGGACGTCGTGATCGTCGATTGGTTGGGCAACAGCGATCACAAATGGCGGAATGTCGCCAAGCGAAGGTTGCGTGCAATCATACCGCCAGAGGATTGTTTCGGGTTCCTCCAGACGCATGCAAAGGCGATATCAGGAATCTACCATATGGGCGCGATCTCGGCCACGACTGAGACGGACGTCGATCTAATTGTCAGAAGCAACATCACCCTTTCCTCTAGTCTGTGGGATTTTGCGGTTGAGAACCAGATCGGTTTTGTCTACGCTTCATCTGCGGCTACTTATGGGGACGGTACTAACGGCTTCCATGACCGGTTCGACAACGAATATCTTGCCGGTTTGCGACCAATGAATGCCTACGGTTGGAGCAAGCACCTGTTTGATCGGATGGTCCTCAAGAAAATCGAGCGTGGTGAAGCAACACCGCCCGTATGGGCAGGCCTGAAATTCTTTAATGTCTACGGCCCCAATGAATATCACAAAGGCGCGCAGCGCAGTGTGGCAGCGCAACTTTATAATCAGATTCGTAGCGAAGGGCATGTGCGGTTGTTCCGTTCGGACAATCCCGACTACCCTGATGGTGGCCAATTGCGAGATTTCGTATGGGTAGGCGACTGCGTTGATGTTGCGCTCTGGCTGATGGCAAGTAGCAAACACAATTCCGGCCTGTACAATGTAGGTTCAGGAAAAGCTCGAAGCTTCCGAGATAAGGCGGAAATTGTGTTCCGAGAACTCGGCATTGCGCCGGATATCCGCTATGTCGATCTCCCTGAAAACCTTAAGGGAAAATACCAATACTACACCTGCGCCTCTATGAAGAGGTTGCACGATGCAGGCTACAGTAAGCCGATTACATCCTTGGAAAATGGACTCCGAAGCTATGTTCTCGATTATCTCGATAACACTGACCCATTCGTTTGA
- a CDS encoding glycosyltransferase family 9 protein, which translates to MIKKIGNKTETVLVSILIFSGTENIERLLSNFPEKIDRICHEIDLSATVVIRSNNPSLDLNPIKETLARFSNYSDRISFEIFDEGYNSGFGCGHNSNFRRYPHDYILVLNDDLDFEDLDWMKVAIRRLRDESRLAMIGDVSNPNAVNPFFGNGTFPSRDLYFSMKYAEASILLIRGKTFEEIGMFDETIKWAMGEDSDLSFKAQQAGYYVDWMPIPHEHFRSTSFNSLPSFEKSSILEHNRARLFAKWGNSFDSGRIGKFEVFDVYSDGLGDMFCALLHIRAEYDRLNRASHDHIVVNVANESLARLVLPEHARLTSYRDINALRSQLSNDIASIRSIRALNYALPYNIHSLLAGSLSAPFADEATLIDVRSRLRVATSDRLVEGDYCLLHLEFEREGHHGRGPSRELIEKIIAAIPDMNCKIVLVGKNQTVRAEYFSHCPNPVVDLQGKLSLSELVSAISNARFFIGIDSFPFHVAQVSGVPSVVFFGSVSPLLRVLYPELVWPLLADIDCLGCYHDQLEPGIPFCMKMTDRCTYDISSASILNSISGMLNDKPYNWSPVRTRLDRKLAHFVEYQKFHPSAGRRLYETIIPNQQVSELIYELTDRISRLHTNYSQGAFLEQLQEDNARMRSQLVEGVAKLNAYEEVQPIHSRDPSKVRSVPSAALISGRTRCSANEEGDEIVFASSQHDPQIEFAPVILNGPTFGVTITARAQSRISFKLYWRSEGENFDEGRCFAFIADEHPISRTWWHSGKIGKRIYLRVDPCEGTGNVSFKLNFLGDLDVETMRAMLVVGTEPNIWNRLWGITRKLFRR; encoded by the coding sequence ATGATAAAGAAAATTGGTAATAAAACGGAAACCGTGCTGGTTTCCATATTAATTTTCAGCGGCACCGAGAATATTGAAAGACTACTTTCAAATTTCCCGGAAAAAATTGATCGCATTTGTCATGAGATAGATCTCTCCGCTACAGTTGTAATTCGAAGCAATAATCCGTCTTTGGATTTAAATCCCATCAAAGAAACACTGGCGCGCTTCAGTAATTACTCCGATCGAATCTCGTTCGAGATTTTCGATGAGGGTTATAACTCCGGCTTTGGTTGCGGTCACAATTCGAATTTTCGCAGATATCCGCACGACTACATATTAGTACTGAATGACGACCTAGACTTTGAAGATCTGGACTGGATGAAGGTTGCGATCCGCCGCTTGCGAGATGAGTCTCGCTTAGCGATGATCGGAGATGTCTCAAACCCTAACGCCGTCAATCCGTTCTTTGGCAACGGAACATTTCCCTCACGCGACCTATACTTCAGCATGAAATACGCAGAAGCGTCAATTCTGTTGATACGGGGAAAAACATTTGAAGAAATTGGGATGTTCGATGAGACCATCAAGTGGGCCATGGGTGAGGATTCCGATCTCTCCTTCAAGGCCCAACAAGCTGGATATTATGTCGATTGGATGCCAATCCCACACGAGCATTTTCGCTCGACATCGTTCAATTCTCTCCCTTCTTTTGAAAAATCGTCGATCCTAGAACACAACCGCGCCCGACTTTTTGCAAAATGGGGAAATTCCTTCGATAGCGGCCGGATAGGCAAGTTCGAGGTTTTTGACGTTTACAGCGATGGATTGGGCGACATGTTCTGTGCCCTCCTCCATATTAGAGCTGAATACGATCGCCTTAATAGAGCGTCTCACGATCACATTGTAGTCAATGTCGCCAACGAATCGCTGGCTCGCCTTGTACTACCGGAGCATGCTCGCCTTACGTCCTACCGGGATATCAATGCACTGCGCTCGCAACTATCTAATGACATCGCCAGCATTAGATCCATCCGTGCGTTAAACTATGCCCTTCCCTATAATATTCACTCACTCCTAGCCGGCTCATTGAGCGCCCCGTTTGCTGATGAAGCTACACTGATCGATGTCCGCAGTCGCCTTAGAGTGGCCACATCGGACCGCTTGGTTGAGGGAGATTACTGCCTTCTACACTTGGAATTTGAGAGGGAAGGTCACCACGGTCGCGGCCCTTCGAGAGAATTGATCGAGAAGATCATCGCGGCGATTCCCGACATGAATTGTAAAATCGTTCTTGTGGGAAAGAACCAAACTGTCCGGGCTGAATATTTTTCTCATTGCCCAAATCCGGTCGTGGATCTTCAGGGCAAACTGTCGCTTTCCGAATTGGTATCAGCCATCTCGAATGCTCGCTTCTTCATCGGAATCGACTCATTTCCTTTCCATGTTGCACAAGTCTCGGGAGTTCCAAGCGTAGTCTTCTTCGGATCGGTCAGCCCACTCCTTCGGGTTCTTTATCCTGAATTAGTCTGGCCGCTTCTAGCAGATATTGACTGCCTTGGATGCTATCATGATCAACTTGAGCCCGGCATTCCTTTCTGCATGAAGATGACAGATCGCTGTACTTACGATATTTCCAGCGCGTCAATACTCAACTCCATTTCCGGCATGCTGAACGACAAGCCATACAACTGGTCTCCCGTTCGAACGAGGCTGGATCGCAAGCTGGCGCATTTCGTGGAGTACCAGAAGTTCCATCCCTCGGCAGGACGTCGCCTTTACGAAACCATCATTCCCAACCAGCAGGTCAGTGAACTCATTTATGAGCTAACCGATCGCATATCTCGTCTTCACACCAATTATTCGCAAGGCGCTTTCCTGGAACAGTTGCAGGAAGATAATGCACGCATGCGGTCACAGCTTGTAGAAGGCGTCGCGAAGCTGAACGCATACGAGGAGGTCCAGCCGATCCATTCACGCGATCCATCGAAGGTGCGGTCCGTGCCGTCGGCAGCGCTCATTTCAGGTCGGACGCGGTGTTCCGCAAACGAAGAAGGCGACGAAATCGTCTTTGCGAGTAGCCAGCACGATCCTCAGATTGAATTCGCGCCGGTCATTCTAAACGGTCCGACATTTGGCGTCACCATCACCGCTAGGGCTCAATCGAGGATATCGTTCAAGCTCTACTGGCGATCCGAGGGGGAGAATTTCGACGAAGGCCGCTGCTTTGCATTTATTGCCGATGAGCACCCCATTTCGCGCACCTGGTGGCACAGCGGCAAGATCGGCAAGCGTATTTACCTCCGTGTCGACCCTTGTGAGGGAACCGGCAACGTGAGCTTTAAGTTAAATTTTCTAGGTGACCTCGACGTGGAGACGATGCGCGCCATGCTTGTCGTTGGGACTGAGCCGAATATCTGGAATCGCCTTTGGGGGATTACGCGTAAACTCTTCCGACGGTAG
- a CDS encoding HAD-IIIA family hydrolase gives MNAGHVRSKLRDIGISPMTKTIFLDRDGTIIIDKGYLHDPLQVELEVGAAHGLMLMQQAGYRLVGVTNQSGVGRGYFSLAEAEACNRRVDELLLEYGVEISAWFICPHAPDEACDCRKPLPGLVRQASEKFSIDYTSSFVIGDKDSDVLLAESSGMQGLLVLTGSGHSHADWARATKTRSFDGLEDAAKYIIAPVR, from the coding sequence ATGAACGCCGGCCATGTAAGGTCCAAGCTCAGAGATATCGGAATTTCCCCCATGACAAAAACTATATTTCTGGATCGCGACGGTACGATCATCATCGACAAAGGATATTTGCACGATCCGCTCCAAGTCGAACTGGAGGTTGGTGCAGCTCATGGTCTGATGCTCATGCAACAGGCAGGGTATCGACTTGTTGGAGTGACTAACCAGTCAGGCGTCGGACGCGGATATTTTTCCCTGGCGGAAGCCGAAGCTTGCAATCGTCGCGTCGACGAACTGCTGCTAGAGTACGGCGTTGAGATTAGCGCTTGGTTTATCTGCCCACACGCACCCGATGAGGCTTGCGATTGTCGTAAGCCGCTTCCAGGCCTCGTAAGGCAGGCGAGCGAAAAATTCTCGATCGACTACACGTCCTCCTTCGTTATCGGCGACAAGGATTCCGATGTCCTTCTTGCAGAGTCCAGCGGAATGCAAGGCCTGCTTGTTCTGACCGGATCAGGACACAGTCATGCTGACTGGGCGCGGGCGACCAAAACCCGTTCTTTCGACGGCTTGGAGGACGCAGCGAAGTACATTATTGCGCCAGTTAGATGA
- a CDS encoding AGE family epimerase/isomerase: protein MTSEDRLLLRHEAERASSWLSDEALPLWSNVGFDHATGSFHEQIDLSLSPITNIPSRVMVQARQISVFSAATLTGRFNGAEIALIAVQNMIARYESADGRPGWVFSIDREAGALNSVRDLYAHAFVLFALAWAIRLEQRQAFFDAADRTLQFLDAQLSDPTAGGFWDSLPRLDNLRRQNPHMHLFEAFIALYEATGDPKFLERGRKLRNLAVERFLSANDGALREFFFDDWTVSPANGQGSVEPGHLFEWSWLLHQYQSASGEEQSESIAAMMRLARQSGLDEATGRIVDEIAEDGSIIAYTSRSWPHAEALKALTTIASDHGGGGDLAVAMILRRLMTRYCPPSLKGGWHDQMDADDNPIRPNIPASTLYHLYFGITAVEEFLRTP, encoded by the coding sequence ATGACTAGTGAAGATCGCTTGTTGCTGCGGCATGAAGCCGAGCGAGCTTCATCCTGGCTATCGGATGAGGCTCTTCCGTTGTGGTCGAATGTTGGTTTTGATCATGCAACTGGAAGCTTCCACGAACAAATAGATCTATCGCTGTCTCCCATCACGAATATACCATCCCGCGTAATGGTACAGGCGCGACAAATCTCAGTATTTTCCGCTGCCACACTCACGGGGCGCTTCAACGGGGCAGAGATTGCACTTATAGCCGTCCAGAACATGATCGCACGTTACGAGAGTGCCGATGGAAGACCGGGTTGGGTATTTTCGATTGATAGGGAGGCGGGAGCACTCAATTCGGTTCGCGATCTCTATGCGCATGCATTTGTGCTTTTTGCCTTGGCATGGGCTATTCGCTTGGAACAAAGACAAGCTTTTTTTGATGCCGCGGACAGGACGCTGCAGTTCCTCGATGCTCAGCTAAGCGATCCAACGGCGGGCGGTTTTTGGGACAGCCTGCCGCGGTTGGACAATCTCCGCCGTCAAAATCCACATATGCACCTCTTCGAAGCGTTCATCGCGCTTTACGAGGCAACCGGTGATCCGAAATTTCTGGAGCGCGGTCGAAAACTCCGCAACCTCGCCGTCGAACGGTTCTTGTCAGCCAATGACGGCGCGCTGCGAGAGTTTTTCTTCGACGATTGGACTGTTTCGCCAGCAAATGGCCAGGGTAGTGTCGAGCCCGGGCATCTGTTCGAGTGGTCTTGGCTTCTTCACCAATATCAGTCGGCCAGCGGCGAAGAGCAATCCGAGTCAATAGCAGCCATGATGCGGCTGGCCCGCCAAAGCGGTCTTGACGAGGCAACAGGGAGGATCGTTGATGAGATCGCCGAGGACGGATCAATAATAGCCTACACAAGCCGGTCCTGGCCGCATGCCGAGGCGCTTAAGGCACTAACTACGATCGCTTCCGATCATGGAGGTGGCGGCGATCTCGCCGTCGCCATGATCCTCCGACGACTGATGACTCGCTACTGTCCTCCTTCCCTGAAAGGTGGTTGGCACGACCAAATGGACGCAGATGACAACCCGATCCGTCCAAATATTCCAGCAAGCACGCTCTATCATCTTTATTTCGGAATAACGGCGGTGGAAGAGTTCCTGAGAACACCATGA